One genomic window of Solea solea chromosome 12, fSolSol10.1, whole genome shotgun sequence includes the following:
- the saal1 gene encoding protein saal1 isoform X1 encodes MDSNVDGIEEMEKERSTSPAAQSPVMHRNPSPPPESAEGEEGEDVDAIGDTVYSKHWLFSTLTRLIHMVTEHSEKDSEGPVQISDDEEEDLCRVWDMVMDKDVASFLQEFKATDILLGVISKSRCPRLTEICVGILGNMACFPDACLTLSQNEDLGVVLLLLLGDTDPPTLLETSRLMLTCLSQKDISSLWLQRLRQQTSVQSNLCFIMSSSTNMDLLEKVGELVDKLFDLDEELMKSWITAQPSDEEDGHESRLDLVSCLVEASKQLRPDSPNGLEVYLHILQLLTTTDEGIRAFASPDGSGQAVWDFICELVCEDFCHSTDPSVILQEHKSLLVLSFSVLQALYGCQDQWTSKGDISLDLIANILQVLQQHSEHTDHSTSNEDTQQLQTLAEIATEFLADICNQITKDTVADLVKKGFLTEKTCLTAAGSLLPHFKDSLQHLQVMLSEVDPQLADVVGKQFS; translated from the exons ATGG ATTCGAATGTTGATGGTATagaggagatggagaaagagaggtCAACGTCTCCAGCTGCGCAGTCGCCTGTCATGCACCGTAACCCATCACCACCCCCAGAAAGTGCTGAGGGAGAGGAAGGTGAAGATGTGGATGCGATTGGAGACACTGTGTACAGCAAGCACTGGCTTTTCAGCACCCTGACGCGTCTCATCCAT ATGGTCACTGAGCATTCAGAGAAAGACTCTGAAGGTCCAGTGCAGatcagtgatgatgaagaggaagattTATGCAGAGTCTGGGATATGGTAATGGATAAG GATGTGGCTAGTTTTCTGCAGGAATTTAAAGCTACCGATATCCTTCTTGGGGTCATATCCAAATCTCGATGTCCACGTCTTACA GAAATTTGCGTGGGAATCCTTGGGAACATGGCTTGTTTTCCTGACGCTTGTCTGACCCTCAGTCAAAATGAAGACTTAGG TGTGGTGCTGTTGCTTCTTCTCGGAGATACAGATCCCCCAACCCTTCTGGAAACAAGCAG ATTGATGCTGACCTGTCTATCTCAGAAAGATATTAGTTCCCTGTGGCTTCAACGATTACGCCAGCAGACATCTGTGCAATCCAACCTCTGTTTCATTATGAGCAGCTCTACCAACA TGGACCTGCTTGAGAAGGTTGGAGAGCTAGTTGACAAACTGTTTGACCTGGATGAAGAGCTGATGAAGAGCTGGATCACAGCTCAGCCAAGTGACGAGGAAGATGGTCATGAAAGCCGCCTGGATCTGGTCTCGTGCCTTGTTGAGGCCTCCAAGCAGCTTAG ACCAGATAGTCCAAATGGTTTAGAGGTTTACCTTCACATCCTCCAGCTCCTCACAACCACAGATGAGGGTATTCGGGCTTTTG CTTCCCCTGATGGATCTGGCCAAGCAGTGTGGGACTTTATCTGTGAGTTGGTATGTGAGGACTTTTGCCATTCGACTGACCCTTCAGTCATCCTGCAGGAGCACAAGAGCCTTTTGGTCCTGTCCTTTTCAGTCCTTCAGGCTTTGTATGGATGCCAGGATCAGTGGACCAGCAAAGGCGACATCA GCCTGGACCTTATTGCAAACATTTTGCAGGTGCTCCAGCagcacagtgaacacacagatCATAGCACCAGCAATGAAGACACACAACAGTTGCAAACTCTGGCAGAGATTGCAACTGAGTTTCTAGCAGATATCTGCAACCAGATAACCAAG GACACAGTGGCAGATTTGGTGAAGAAAGGTTTCCTGACAGAGAAGACTTGTCTCACAGCTGCAGGAAGTTTACTTCCCCATTTTAAGGATTCA CTTCAGCACCTGCAGGTCATGTTGTCAGAGGTTGATCCCCAGTTGGCAGACGTGGTCGGGAAACAGTTTTCCTGA
- the saal1 gene encoding protein saal1 isoform X2 has protein sequence MVTEHSEKDSEGPVQISDDEEEDLCRVWDMVMDKDVASFLQEFKATDILLGVISKSRCPRLTEICVGILGNMACFPDACLTLSQNEDLGVVLLLLLGDTDPPTLLETSRLMLTCLSQKDISSLWLQRLRQQTSVQSNLCFIMSSSTNMDLLEKVGELVDKLFDLDEELMKSWITAQPSDEEDGHESRLDLVSCLVEASKQLRPDSPNGLEVYLHILQLLTTTDEGIRAFASPDGSGQAVWDFICELVCEDFCHSTDPSVILQEHKSLLVLSFSVLQALYGCQDQWTSKGDISLDLIANILQVLQQHSEHTDHSTSNEDTQQLQTLAEIATEFLADICNQITKDTVADLVKKGFLTEKTCLTAAGSLLPHFKDSLQHLQVMLSEVDPQLADVVGKQFS, from the exons ATGGTCACTGAGCATTCAGAGAAAGACTCTGAAGGTCCAGTGCAGatcagtgatgatgaagaggaagattTATGCAGAGTCTGGGATATGGTAATGGATAAG GATGTGGCTAGTTTTCTGCAGGAATTTAAAGCTACCGATATCCTTCTTGGGGTCATATCCAAATCTCGATGTCCACGTCTTACA GAAATTTGCGTGGGAATCCTTGGGAACATGGCTTGTTTTCCTGACGCTTGTCTGACCCTCAGTCAAAATGAAGACTTAGG TGTGGTGCTGTTGCTTCTTCTCGGAGATACAGATCCCCCAACCCTTCTGGAAACAAGCAG ATTGATGCTGACCTGTCTATCTCAGAAAGATATTAGTTCCCTGTGGCTTCAACGATTACGCCAGCAGACATCTGTGCAATCCAACCTCTGTTTCATTATGAGCAGCTCTACCAACA TGGACCTGCTTGAGAAGGTTGGAGAGCTAGTTGACAAACTGTTTGACCTGGATGAAGAGCTGATGAAGAGCTGGATCACAGCTCAGCCAAGTGACGAGGAAGATGGTCATGAAAGCCGCCTGGATCTGGTCTCGTGCCTTGTTGAGGCCTCCAAGCAGCTTAG ACCAGATAGTCCAAATGGTTTAGAGGTTTACCTTCACATCCTCCAGCTCCTCACAACCACAGATGAGGGTATTCGGGCTTTTG CTTCCCCTGATGGATCTGGCCAAGCAGTGTGGGACTTTATCTGTGAGTTGGTATGTGAGGACTTTTGCCATTCGACTGACCCTTCAGTCATCCTGCAGGAGCACAAGAGCCTTTTGGTCCTGTCCTTTTCAGTCCTTCAGGCTTTGTATGGATGCCAGGATCAGTGGACCAGCAAAGGCGACATCA GCCTGGACCTTATTGCAAACATTTTGCAGGTGCTCCAGCagcacagtgaacacacagatCATAGCACCAGCAATGAAGACACACAACAGTTGCAAACTCTGGCAGAGATTGCAACTGAGTTTCTAGCAGATATCTGCAACCAGATAACCAAG GACACAGTGGCAGATTTGGTGAAGAAAGGTTTCCTGACAGAGAAGACTTGTCTCACAGCTGCAGGAAGTTTACTTCCCCATTTTAAGGATTCA CTTCAGCACCTGCAGGTCATGTTGTCAGAGGTTGATCCCCAGTTGGCAGACGTGGTCGGGAAACAGTTTTCCTGA
- the gtf2h1 gene encoding general transcription factor IIH subunit 1, whose product MASLSEEVLLVVKKVRQRKQDGTLYLMAERIAWGPEGKDRFTVSHLYADIRCQKISPDGKAKVQLQLVLHTGESTTFHFANESSAVKDREAAKELLQQLLPKFKKKANKELEEKNRMLQDDPVLFQLYKDLVVSQVISAEEFWANRLGGVNNTDPALCNNKQEVGISGAFLADIRPQTDGCNGLRYNLTADIIESIFRTYPAVKQKYSENVPHNLTEKEFWTRFFQSHYFHRDRINTGTQDIFSECAKQDEKGLKSMVVQGVKNPLVDLLSLDDKTLDEGYGVSTSLPSTSSANRTLKESSNSAIIKRFNHHSAMVLAAGSRKGETATDQASETSSTDGNSRDSDFFQPPVKKVKLQEATEYDDLQRENRPKTVPLNLKKSDRYAHGPVPLQSQQYATSQDIINSVNYIRHEMANYKPNLTQVLSSTAASSAIAALSPGGVLMQAGAQQAINQMIPTEVQGELKHLYVAAGELLRHFWSCFPVNTPFLEEKVLKMKSNLERFQMSKLRPFQEKIQRQYLSTNLTGHLEDMLQTAYNKFHVWQTRRMMRKT is encoded by the exons ATGGCATCATTGTCAGAGGAGGTGCTGCTGGTTGTGAAGAAAGTTCGCCAGAGGAAGCAGGATGGCACACTTTATCTGATGGCTGAACGTATAGCCTGGGGTCCAGAGGGCAAGGACCGCTTCACAGTCAGCCACCTCTATGCAGATATTCGCT GTCAGAAGATCAGCCCAGATGGTAAAGCCAAAGTTCAGCTCCAGCTTGTCCTCCACACCGGAGAGAGCACCACATTCCACTTTGCCAATGAGAGTAGTGCAGTCAAAGACAGAGAAGCTGCCAAGGAACTGCTGCAGCAGCTACTGCCCAAGTTCAAGAAGAAAGCCAACAAGGAACTAGAGGAGAAAAACAG aaTGCTTCAAGACGATCCAGTACTTTTCCAGTTGTATAAAGATCTCGTGGTGAGCCAGGTGATTAGTGCTGAGGAATTCTGGGCCAACAGGTTAGGGggcgtaaacaacacagacccTGCACTATGcaacaacaaacaggaagtcggtaTTTCTGGAGCCTTTCTG GCAGACATTAGACCCCAGACAGATGGTTGCAATGGCTTGAGATATAATCTGACAGCGGACATTATTGAATCCATCTTTAGAACATATCCTGCAG TGAAGCAGAAGTATAGTGAAAATGTGCCTCATAACCTGACGGAGAAGGAGTTCTGGACCCGCTTTTTCCAGTCCCATTACTTTCACAGAGACCGCATCAACACAGGAACACAGGATATCTTCTCAGAGTGTGCCAAGCAGGATGAGAAGG GGTTAAAGTCGATGGTGGTTCAAGGAGTGAAGAATCCTTTGGTTGACCTCCTGTCATTAGATGACAAAACATTAGATGAG GGTTATGGAGTTTCCACAAGTCTTCCCTCAACTTCCAGTGCAAACAGAACTTTGAAGGAGAGCAGCAACTCTGCCATTATAAAGCGCTTCAACCATCACAGTGCCATGGTGCTGGCAGCAGGTTCACGCAAGGG cGAAACGGCAACTGACCAAGCTAGTGAGACCAGCAGCACCGATGGCAACTCTAGAGATTCAGACTTCTTTCAACCTCCTGTAAAAAAG GTTAAATTACAAGAAGCAACAGAATATGATGATCTCCAGAGGGAGAACAGACCAAAAACAGTCCCACTGAACCTCAAGAAGTCTGACAG ATATGCTCATGGTCCTGTGCCACTTCAGTCCCAGCAGTATGCAACAAGTCAGGATATCATCAATTCTGTCAACTACATCCGCCATGAGATGGCCAATTACAAACCCAACCTCACTCAG GTGTTGTCCAGCACAGCTGCCAGTTCTGCCATAGCAGCACTTTCTCCAGGCGGTGTCCTCATGCAGGCAGGAGCACAGCAAGCCATAAATC AGATGATACCCACTGAGGTTCAAGGAGAATTGAAGCATCTTTATGTAGCTGCTGGAGAGTTATTGAGACACTTCTGGTCCTGTTTTCCTGTAAACACGCCGTTTTTAGAGGAAAAG GTATTGAAAATGAAGTCAAACCTCGAGAGATTTCAGATGAGCAAGCTTCGTCCTTTTCAGGAGAAGATTCAGCGCCAGTATTTAAGTACAAAT CTCACTGGGCACTTAGAGGACATGCTGCAAACGGCCTACAACAAGTTCCATGTCTGGCAAACCCGTCGGATGATGAGGAAAACCTGA